Proteins encoded in a region of the Macrobrachium nipponense isolate FS-2020 chromosome 39, ASM1510439v2, whole genome shotgun sequence genome:
- the LOC135210326 gene encoding uncharacterized protein LOC135210326, which yields MGLAKSMLDALASQLNFSYNLQAEIPLQLRSYSQNFSICYQSAIVGQVIRREKDIIINRILLEDEHEELEFSYPFAMSSYSALLKRTAADTRVGIVVSPFTTGTWVALALSLIAMTIAFHWVVKGTAVIPLFHYADMFSTMIWLTRPLANQPVPRIADVPGCQLILYFWWVAALVLTTVYTSKLMSFVFYPGDDHLITSIQQLKNSNRQMYATDEAISLPHFLKDYLSSKHLIVNLIDSYIKEQVINNEAVYVGSTFSILYHTSKWPLKNIYFVQERFGASYEVWAFQWGTPWKPVIDKYLKRLTCFGLVKKWERNALNLHYILHPHQVFDGRAHPPDTSSRRNLSLSDFSSSFTILGAGYLIASCVLCLEIIVRAVKKIFKSDKLNKAKTKKTLDLKEDNFTVPNIKDISVSKEEVRVVRSSSADHTRPENLAYSKIKVIRKINNQHFISDDKECKIKMVESEPDNSTLVTNTHGRKNTHHRLLTFAGKERLHKLKNQSFFLDDKTDKKIK from the exons ATGGGTTTAGCAAAGAGCATGTTGGATGCTCTGGCAAGCCAACTAAACTTTAGTTACAACCTTCAGGCAGAGATTCCTTTACAGCTGAGGTCCTACAGTCAAAACTTCTCTATTTGTTATCAAAGTGCCATTGTGGGGCAGGTCATAAGAAGAGAGAAGGATATCATCATTAACAGGATTCTTCTGGAGGATGAACATGAAGAGCTTGAATTCTCTTATCCTTTTGCCATGAGCTCCTACAGTGCCTTACTTAAG AGGACTGCTGCAGACACCCGTGTAGGGATTGTAGTGAGTCCTTTCACTACAGGAACTTGGGTGGCACTGGCATTATCTCTTATTGCTATGACCATTGCCTTCCACTGGGTTGTAAAAGGGACTGCAGTGATTCCTCTTTTTCATT aTGCAGACATGTTTTCAACAATGATTTGGTTAACACGACCACTAGCTAACCAGCCAGTACCAAGAATTGCTGATGTACCTGGCTGTCAACTTATTCTGTATTTTTGGTGGGTAGCAGCACTTGTACTCACAACAGTGTACACTAGCAAACTCATGTCGTTTGTCTTTTACCCTGGCGATGATCATCTCATCACTTCAATACAGCAACTCAAAAATTCAAATAGACA GATGTATGCTACAGATGAAGCAATCTCTCTCCCACACTTCTTGAAGGATTATCTCTCAAGTAAACATTTGATTGTGAACCTAATTGACAGTTACATAAAGGAACAAGTCATCAACAATGAGGCAGTGTATGTGGGCTCAACTTTTTCCATATTATACCATACTTCTAAATGGCCCCTTAAAAACATTTACTTTGTTCAGGAAAGATTTGGGGCATCATATGAAGTCTGGGCATTTCAGTGGGGAACACCTTGGAAGCCTGTCATTGATAA atacttaaaaagGTTGACTTGCTTTGGCCTCGTGAAGAAGTGGGAGAGAAATGCTCTTAATTTGCATTATATTCTTCATCCTCATCAGGTATTTGATGGACGCGCACATCCTCCAGATACAAGCTCTCGTCGTAATTTAAGTCTTTCTGATTTCTCAAGTTCATTTACAATATTAGGGGCTGGTTATCTAATAGCATCTTGTGTTCTCTGCCTAGAAATTATAGTTCGTGCAGTTAAGAAAATCTTCAAAAGTGACAAGTTAAACAAGGCTAAAACCAAGAAAACACTTGATTTAAAAGAGGACAATTTTACAGTGCCCAATATAAAGGACATCAGTGTTTCCAAAGAGGAAGTCAGAGTTGTAAGAAGTTCATCAGCAGATCATACAAGGCCTGAAAACTTGGCCTACTCTAAGATAAAAGTTATTAggaagataaataatcagcattttatttctgatgataaagAATGCAAAATTAAAATGGTAGAAAGTGAGCCTGACAACAGCACTTTGGTGACTAATACACATGGCAGAAAAAACACACATCACAGATTGTTGACCTTTGCTGGGAAAGAGAGACTTCATAAGTTAAAAAATCAATCATTCTTTTTAGAtgataaaacagacaaaaaaataaagtag